From the Candidatus Amarolinea dominans genome, one window contains:
- a CDS encoding SIS domain-containing protein, which translates to MSLHSEICEQPQRLADLLVGQRGQVERIAAAIRDRDVRFAFLAARGTSDNAGRYAMYLWGARNGLPLALAAPSLFTFYQQPPRLRDALVVGVSQSGQSPDIVQVLAEGRRQGCLTLAITNAPASPLAQTADFVLDIQAGPEHAVAATKTYTAELMSIAMLSAALSDDAAAWQELRAVPSWIETVLQQDETLRDLARRYRFLQQCVVIGRGYNYATAFEWSLKLKELTYVQAEPYSAADFQHGPMAMIEPGFPVLAVAPSGRMAASLLEFITYLRRQQQADLMVLSDQASSLALAQAPVSLPAGIPEWLSPLVSIVPAQLFCYHLTRGKGFDTEQPRSIHKITETR; encoded by the coding sequence ATGAGCCTGCACAGTGAGATTTGCGAGCAGCCGCAGCGCCTGGCGGACCTGTTGGTCGGGCAGCGCGGCCAGGTCGAACGGATCGCGGCCGCCATTCGCGACAGGGATGTGCGCTTTGCCTTTCTGGCCGCCCGCGGCACGTCAGACAACGCCGGGCGCTATGCGATGTATCTGTGGGGCGCACGCAACGGGCTGCCGCTGGCCCTGGCCGCGCCCTCGCTGTTCACCTTTTACCAACAGCCGCCGCGTCTGCGTGATGCCCTGGTCGTTGGCGTGTCGCAGTCGGGCCAATCGCCCGACATCGTGCAGGTGCTGGCGGAGGGGCGGCGGCAGGGCTGCCTGACGCTGGCAATCACCAACGCGCCGGCGTCGCCGCTGGCGCAGACGGCCGATTTTGTGCTCGACATCCAGGCCGGGCCAGAGCACGCGGTGGCCGCGACCAAGACCTACACCGCCGAGCTGATGAGCATCGCTATGCTGTCGGCCGCGCTGAGCGATGATGCGGCCGCCTGGCAGGAGCTGAGGGCGGTTCCGAGCTGGATAGAAACGGTTTTGCAGCAGGATGAGACGCTGCGTGATCTGGCGCGGCGCTATCGTTTCTTGCAGCAGTGCGTGGTGATCGGCCGCGGCTATAACTACGCCACCGCGTTCGAATGGTCATTGAAGCTCAAGGAGTTGACCTACGTGCAGGCGGAGCCTTATTCGGCGGCCGATTTTCAGCACGGGCCGATGGCGATGATCGAGCCGGGCTTTCCGGTGCTGGCGGTGGCGCCCAGCGGTCGCATGGCCGCGTCGCTGCTGGAATTCATCACCTACCTGCGCCGCCAGCAGCAGGCCGATTTGATGGTGCTGTCGGATCAAGCGTCCAGCCTGGCCCTGGCGCAGGCGCCGGTCAGCCTGCCGGCGGGCATCCCCGAATGGCTCAGCCCCTTGGTCAGCATCGTGCCGGCGCAGCTCTTTTGCTATCACCTGACGCGCGGCAAGGGATTCGATACCGAACAGCCGCGCAGCATCCATAAAATCACGGAAACGCGCTAA
- a CDS encoding ABC transporter permease — MSTLAFEVKASYAFIERNFFIVRRYWAWELVWLVYSIVNSLSVSYIGFGMEKLGGQGIDSHFLVVYLAIGTLVWRYLSSVFYWVTDVVGMERWEGTIEYTLMAPIRRVTHMLGQTAFAVVYSLFHTAVILGATLLFFDIRLANANLAGAAVMLMAGSLSFIGISIVGAVLPLLFPERGSQMTHVIIALLLLVSGVYYPVDVLPAWLQVASKFSPATYVLDGVRATLLDGAATGSLWPYIWPLLVIGLLTIPAGLRIFRWAEHYAKRTGKLHRNG, encoded by the coding sequence ATGAGCACACTCGCTTTTGAAGTAAAGGCCAGTTATGCCTTTATCGAGCGCAATTTCTTTATTGTCAGACGCTACTGGGCCTGGGAATTGGTTTGGCTGGTCTATTCCATTGTCAATTCTCTGTCCGTAAGCTACATCGGCTTTGGCATGGAGAAGCTGGGCGGGCAAGGCATTGACAGCCACTTCCTGGTCGTCTACCTGGCGATCGGGACCCTGGTCTGGCGCTATCTCTCGTCGGTCTTCTACTGGGTCACCGACGTGGTCGGTATGGAGCGTTGGGAGGGCACGATCGAGTATACGTTGATGGCGCCGATTCGGCGCGTCACCCACATGCTCGGCCAGACCGCCTTCGCGGTGGTCTACAGCCTGTTTCACACGGCCGTCATCCTGGGTGCGACGCTGCTCTTCTTTGACATTCGCCTGGCCAACGCCAACCTGGCGGGCGCTGCGGTGATGTTGATGGCAGGCAGCCTCTCGTTCATCGGAATCAGCATTGTGGGCGCGGTGCTGCCGCTGCTCTTCCCGGAGCGCGGCTCGCAGATGACGCATGTCATCATCGCCTTGCTTCTGCTTGTCTCCGGTGTATACTACCCGGTGGATGTGCTGCCGGCCTGGCTGCAGGTGGCGTCGAAGTTCTCGCCGGCCACCTACGTGCTGGACGGCGTGCGCGCCACGTTGCTGGATGGCGCGGCCACCGGCAGCCTGTGGCCCTACATCTGGCCGCTGCTCGTCATCGGCCTGCTGACCATCCCCGCCGGTCTGCGCATCTTCCGCTGGGCCGAGCATTACGCCAAGCGCACCGGTAAGCTGCACCGCAATGGGTAA
- a CDS encoding transcriptional repressor: MQLERIALLPLPPSRLSPAEQLRVAGHRVTPQRVLLLRLLEEANEHLDAESLYQRASAEDASISLATVYRTLAVFKKLGLVEQRYFARAHSKEYYEPTRRSEHYHFTCTNCGRVIEFSTPLIAEVSRAVGERHGLRVTHACVCFEGLCDACQG; encoded by the coding sequence ATGCAGCTCGAGCGAATTGCATTGCTGCCACTGCCGCCATCGCGGCTCTCACCCGCAGAGCAGTTGCGCGTGGCCGGTCATCGGGTGACGCCGCAGCGGGTGCTCTTGTTGCGCCTGCTCGAAGAGGCCAACGAGCACCTGGATGCCGAGTCGTTGTACCAGCGCGCCAGCGCGGAGGATGCCTCCATCAGCCTGGCCACGGTTTACCGCACGTTGGCGGTGTTCAAGAAACTGGGGCTGGTAGAACAACGCTATTTTGCGCGTGCTCACAGCAAAGAATACTACGAGCCAACCCGGCGCAGCGAGCACTATCACTTCACCTGCACCAACTGCGGCCGCGTGATCGAGTTCAGCACCCCGCTGATTGCGGAGGTCAGCCGCGCGGTGGGCGAGCGCCACGGGCTAAGGGTGACGCACGCCTGCGTCTGCTTCGAAGGGCTGTGCGACGCCTGTCAGGGCTGA
- the nagA gene encoding N-acetylglucosamine-6-phosphate deacetylase, with protein MNRADDEPRHQARFQSLLVIEHATVMTPWLRLDDHSVWLQGGRITALAPTAELPPPANATCIAAEGLIATPGWLDLQCNGGCGHDFTHDPSSLWTVAARLPTHGVTAFLPTIITAAPEVVTHALAIWRSGPPSGWRGARPLGLHLEGPFLNPGKKGAHDPAFMRQPSLDAIAGWTPANGVRLVTLAPELPGALAVTAALRDRGIVVSAGHSLASFDEAQAGFQAGVNMGTHLFNAMPTLQSRAPGLAGALLTTAGVVTGLIADGIHVHPALVRLAWQCKGSQDLALVTDAMAALGMPDGVYHLGGYEVTVAQQTARLADGTLAGSVLALDVALRNLAAFSGCSLHEALPTITSTPARLLGLDRPEASAAAGLPGTLGSIRAGAAADLTLVTPQGEVVMTIVGGEIFKAAE; from the coding sequence ATGAATCGCGCGGATGACGAACCCCGCCATCAGGCGCGATTTCAATCGCTACTCGTCATCGAACACGCGACGGTCATGACCCCGTGGCTGCGGCTCGACGACCACAGCGTCTGGCTGCAAGGCGGTCGCATCACCGCGCTGGCGCCAACCGCTGAACTGCCGCCGCCGGCCAACGCCACATGCATTGCGGCCGAGGGCCTGATAGCAACCCCCGGCTGGCTGGACCTGCAGTGCAACGGCGGCTGCGGCCATGACTTTACGCACGACCCCTCTTCCCTGTGGACGGTGGCCGCCCGGCTGCCGACCCATGGTGTGACCGCCTTCCTGCCCACCATCATCACCGCGGCTCCGGAGGTCGTGACCCACGCGCTGGCGATCTGGCGCTCTGGGCCGCCGTCCGGTTGGCGCGGGGCGCGGCCACTCGGACTTCACCTGGAAGGGCCATTCCTGAATCCGGGCAAGAAAGGCGCCCATGATCCCGCGTTCATGCGCCAGCCCAGCCTGGACGCCATCGCCGGTTGGACACCGGCCAACGGGGTGCGCCTGGTGACGCTGGCGCCCGAACTGCCGGGCGCACTGGCGGTCACCGCGGCGCTGCGCGACCGCGGGATCGTCGTCAGCGCCGGCCATTCGCTGGCCAGCTTCGACGAGGCGCAGGCTGGCTTCCAGGCCGGCGTCAACATGGGCACCCATCTCTTCAACGCCATGCCCACCCTGCAATCGCGCGCGCCTGGCCTGGCCGGCGCCCTGTTGACCACCGCGGGTGTTGTGACCGGCCTGATCGCTGATGGCATCCATGTGCATCCGGCCCTGGTGCGCCTGGCCTGGCAGTGCAAAGGCAGCCAGGATCTGGCCCTGGTCACCGATGCCATGGCGGCCCTGGGTATGCCGGACGGCGTCTATCACCTGGGCGGTTACGAGGTCACGGTCGCGCAGCAGACGGCGCGCCTGGCCGATGGCACCCTGGCCGGCAGCGTCCTCGCCCTGGATGTGGCCCTGCGCAACCTGGCGGCCTTCAGCGGTTGTTCGCTGCACGAGGCGCTGCCCACCATCACCAGCACGCCGGCCCGGCTGCTTGGCCTGGACAGGCCGGAGGCGAGCGCCGCGGCCGGTCTGCCCGGCACCCTGGGGAGCATTCGAGCGGGCGCCGCGGCCGACCTGACCCTGGTCACGCCACAGGGCGAGGTAGTCATGACCATCGTCGGCGGTGAAATTTTCAAGGCCGCCGAATGA
- a CDS encoding GNAT family N-acetyltransferase gives MPFVIRPFVEPDFEEALRAMQAAEVADSTPEHTTAADLRFHLADPVRRPEDQFVAVMPGAGVVAFVLAMQRDGSEGYFYLTDGAVHPAWRRRGIGRALLQQHWQRVQAVSAGLNRPVIMAGRAFPTQTGVEALFSGFDMTPLRYFFEMRRSLAEPLPALELPAHLTLRTWSERRADEAIWRALNEAFADHWNHAEMPFAEFMHRQAQGRANADASFVVWDGDEVAGVAINDMGPDAAARRGNQHGWISMLSVRRPWRQQGLGRGLLIASLQAGAALGHPGLGLHVDAANLTGAVRLYEGVGFRVTATRAMYHRAYP, from the coding sequence ATGCCTTTTGTCATCCGCCCGTTTGTCGAGCCTGATTTCGAGGAGGCGCTGCGGGCCATGCAGGCGGCCGAGGTGGCCGACAGCACGCCGGAGCACACGACCGCGGCCGATCTGCGCTTTCACCTGGCGGACCCGGTCCGGCGACCGGAGGATCAATTCGTGGCCGTCATGCCAGGGGCGGGCGTGGTGGCCTTTGTCCTTGCCATGCAGCGCGACGGGAGCGAGGGCTACTTCTACCTGACCGACGGCGCGGTTCATCCGGCCTGGCGCCGCCGCGGGATTGGCCGCGCCTTGCTGCAGCAGCATTGGCAGCGGGTGCAGGCCGTTTCAGCCGGACTGAACCGCCCGGTGATCATGGCGGGCCGCGCGTTCCCCACGCAAACGGGCGTCGAGGCGCTGTTCAGCGGGTTTGACATGACGCCGCTGCGCTACTTCTTCGAGATGCGGCGGTCGCTGGCCGAACCACTGCCGGCGCTGGAGCTGCCGGCCCATTTGACCCTGCGCACCTGGAGCGAACGACGGGCCGATGAGGCGATCTGGCGGGCGCTCAACGAAGCCTTTGCCGATCATTGGAACCATGCTGAGATGCCATTCGCGGAGTTCATGCACCGGCAGGCGCAGGGCCGGGCCAATGCGGATGCCAGTTTCGTGGTGTGGGACGGAGATGAGGTGGCAGGCGTCGCCATCAACGACATGGGGCCAGACGCCGCGGCGCGGCGGGGAAATCAGCACGGCTGGATCAGTATGCTCTCGGTGCGCCGACCCTGGCGCCAGCAGGGCCTGGGCCGCGGCCTGCTCATCGCCTCCTTGCAGGCCGGCGCGGCGTTGGGCCATCCCGGCCTGGGGCTGCACGTTGATGCGGCCAATCTGACCGGCGCGGTGCGTCTGTACGAGGGGGTGGGTTTCCGGGTGACGGCCACACGCGCCATGTATCACAGGGCTTATCCCTGA
- a CDS encoding ABC transporter ATP-binding protein, whose amino-acid sequence MSFEPALQVDGALKTFGKQGSGFALPFRKRSNGQATSSGATNGHLDGKSKQTVAVNRVSFSVPRGEIFGVLGPNGSGKSTLIRLIATLLIPDGGQINVFGHDVVKDPMAAQRLLNRVSVEASFFKKLSPMENLLYGARLYGVGASTARAQAKSILLRLGLEEKAIFQPMEEMSRGMQQKVAIARAFLTHPILLLLDEPTTGLDPRSKREVQAFVRELRDTHDATILLTTHDMMEADILCDRIAIIDGGNIVALDTPANLKQRIPQTNGHVPSLEEVFLQLTGKKLVTEDQVA is encoded by the coding sequence ATGAGTTTCGAACCAGCTTTACAGGTTGACGGCGCCCTGAAGACGTTTGGCAAACAAGGGTCCGGTTTTGCGCTCCCGTTCAGGAAACGTTCCAACGGCCAGGCCACAAGCAGCGGTGCAACCAACGGGCATCTCGATGGCAAATCGAAGCAGACGGTGGCGGTCAACCGAGTCAGCTTCAGTGTGCCGCGGGGAGAGATCTTTGGGGTGCTGGGGCCAAACGGCAGCGGCAAGTCCACCCTGATTCGCCTGATTGCCACGCTGCTCATCCCTGACGGCGGCCAGATCAATGTCTTTGGACATGATGTGGTCAAAGACCCGATGGCGGCGCAGCGCCTGCTCAACCGGGTCTCGGTGGAAGCCAGCTTCTTCAAGAAGCTTTCGCCGATGGAGAACCTGCTCTACGGTGCGCGGCTCTATGGCGTAGGAGCCAGTACTGCCCGCGCCCAGGCCAAGAGTATCCTGCTGCGCCTGGGCCTGGAGGAGAAGGCCATCTTCCAGCCGATGGAAGAGATGTCACGCGGTATGCAGCAGAAGGTCGCGATTGCACGGGCATTCCTGACGCACCCGATCCTGCTGCTGTTGGATGAACCAACGACCGGCCTCGACCCCCGTTCGAAGCGGGAAGTGCAGGCCTTTGTGCGTGAACTGCGCGACACGCACGACGCCACGATCCTGTTGACGACGCACGACATGATGGAAGCGGATATCCTGTGTGATCGCATCGCCATCATTGACGGCGGCAACATCGTGGCGTTGGATACGCCGGCTAATCTCAAGCAGCGAATCCCGCAGACCAACGGTCATGTGCCGAGCCTGGAGGAAGTCTTCTTGCAGTTGACCGGCAAGAAGCTCGTGACGGAGGATCAAGTCGCATGA
- a CDS encoding GNAT family N-acetyltransferase, giving the protein MNNHEFQLRPVQPSDFQAVLDLIIAFDVAVLGVPDTTEDDLRTNWQQPRFNPATDAWVATLADGRLVGYGEVWLREPHSRLDSDMYVHPALDEPEQQAVGLALFDRAQARVAGHVAAAPPGAAIKLRQGIVHDEEPFMQRLLETNGFEVVRHFWRMEIGLTAPPAPPAWPANITLRPFDLAADARAVHAAVEDAFADHWEHAYSPFEEWAAWNLERSNLDPTLWFLAQDGAEIAGAALCFPELDGGWVRLLSVRRPWRRLGLGQALLQQAFGEFYRRGRPWVGLGVDASNPTGATRLYERAGMAVSKQFDLYQKMV; this is encoded by the coding sequence ATGAACAACCACGAGTTTCAACTGCGCCCCGTGCAGCCAAGCGATTTTCAGGCGGTGCTTGATCTCATCATCGCCTTCGATGTGGCCGTGCTCGGTGTTCCCGATACCACCGAAGACGATCTGCGTACCAACTGGCAGCAGCCCCGCTTCAACCCGGCAACCGATGCCTGGGTTGCCACGCTGGCCGATGGCCGCCTGGTGGGCTATGGCGAGGTTTGGTTGCGCGAACCACACAGCCGTCTCGATTCCGACATGTATGTGCATCCGGCCCTGGACGAGCCGGAACAGCAGGCGGTCGGCCTGGCCCTCTTCGATCGCGCCCAGGCCCGCGTGGCCGGGCATGTGGCGGCCGCGCCGCCGGGCGCGGCGATCAAGCTCAGGCAGGGGATCGTGCATGACGAGGAGCCGTTCATGCAGCGCCTGCTGGAAACGAACGGTTTCGAGGTGGTGCGCCACTTCTGGCGCATGGAAATCGGTCTGACCGCGCCGCCGGCCCCGCCCGCCTGGCCGGCCAACATCACCCTGCGCCCCTTCGATCTTGCGGCCGATGCCCGCGCCGTACATGCGGCCGTCGAAGATGCGTTCGCAGATCACTGGGAACACGCCTACTCGCCTTTCGAGGAATGGGCCGCCTGGAACCTGGAGCGCAGCAACCTGGACCCCACGCTCTGGTTTCTGGCCCAGGATGGCGCCGAAATCGCGGGCGCGGCGCTCTGTTTTCCTGAACTTGATGGGGGCTGGGTGCGCCTTCTCTCGGTGCGACGCCCGTGGCGCCGCCTGGGATTGGGCCAGGCGCTCTTGCAGCAGGCATTCGGCGAGTTCTACCGCCGGGGCCGCCCCTGGGTGGGGCTGGGCGTGGACGCCAGCAATCCGACCGGCGCTACCCGGCTCTACGAACGCGCCGGCATGGCCGTTAGCAAACAGTTCGATCTCTATCAGAAGATGGTGTAA
- a CDS encoding ATP-binding protein, which translates to MIGNRFVGREQELGLFDAQWRAAGPRFLVLYGRRRVGKTSLISTWLERSGARALYWVASPTSAAAQLRSFSQVVYEFANPNVPFGSDFTYSTWEQAWREAANLTRAGRLFLVIDEFTYLLEVTPGIAGQLQNFWDQVLSKTDLLLCLSGSHLGMMKHEFLSYQAPLYGRATMQIHLQPLPFGLTRDYFPSYSAVDRVAIYAIFGGIPAYWERIDPNQSVSQNIKTQLLTPNNLMQAEPALLLHDFVSDLHNYAAILTAIANGARTPKEIADLTGLPNVQAPKYLGVLAEAGFVERRVSVTAPTASRTGRHHITDPYLRFYFRFLATRQHQFALKIQDQALAEISRHLIDFIGTYTWEELCREWTLRAGARGVLPFMPDEVGSAWNRTVQVDVVGINTMHKTLILGESKWTLEAASRKVMTELVEEKADRVVPEQGSWRVFFVGFSRSGWTDAAQAYAAELQDRPPAGRNWTCAGMRLLDLTQVDDDLTAWSE; encoded by the coding sequence ATGATCGGTAACCGATTCGTTGGCCGCGAGCAAGAACTGGGTCTTTTCGATGCGCAGTGGCGGGCTGCCGGGCCGCGGTTCCTGGTGCTTTACGGCCGGCGGCGCGTGGGGAAGACATCGCTCATCTCCACCTGGCTTGAGCGCAGCGGCGCGCGTGCCCTCTACTGGGTCGCCTCACCCACCTCGGCCGCGGCCCAACTGCGTTCCTTCTCCCAGGTGGTGTATGAGTTCGCCAATCCGAATGTGCCGTTCGGCAGCGATTTCACGTACAGCACCTGGGAGCAGGCCTGGCGTGAAGCGGCCAATCTGACGCGTGCAGGCCGTCTATTCCTGGTCATTGACGAATTCACCTATTTGCTGGAAGTGACGCCGGGCATCGCCGGGCAGCTGCAAAATTTCTGGGATCAGGTGCTCAGCAAAACCGATTTGCTCCTGTGCCTTTCTGGCTCGCATCTCGGCATGATGAAGCACGAATTCCTTTCCTACCAGGCGCCGCTGTATGGTCGTGCAACCATGCAGATTCACCTGCAGCCTCTGCCCTTTGGCTTGACCAGGGACTATTTCCCGAGTTACAGCGCCGTGGACCGCGTGGCGATCTACGCCATCTTCGGCGGCATCCCTGCTTACTGGGAACGCATTGATCCGAACCAGTCAGTCTCACAGAACATCAAAACCCAACTGCTGACCCCCAACAACCTGATGCAGGCCGAGCCGGCCCTGCTCCTGCACGATTTTGTCTCCGATCTGCACAACTACGCGGCAATCCTGACTGCCATCGCCAACGGCGCACGCACGCCCAAAGAGATTGCCGACCTGACCGGTCTGCCAAACGTGCAGGCGCCCAAATACCTGGGTGTGCTGGCCGAAGCGGGATTCGTCGAACGGCGCGTGTCGGTCACCGCACCAACTGCGTCACGCACGGGACGCCATCACATCACAGACCCGTACCTGCGTTTCTACTTTCGTTTCCTGGCGACCCGGCAGCATCAGTTCGCATTGAAAATTCAAGATCAGGCATTGGCCGAGATCAGCCGCCATCTGATTGACTTTATCGGTACTTACACCTGGGAAGAATTGTGTCGTGAGTGGACGCTACGCGCGGGCGCACGCGGAGTGCTGCCGTTCATGCCCGATGAGGTCGGCAGCGCCTGGAATCGCACGGTGCAGGTGGATGTGGTCGGCATCAACACCATGCACAAGACGTTGATCCTGGGAGAATCGAAATGGACGCTCGAAGCCGCGTCGCGCAAGGTGATGACCGAACTGGTCGAGGAAAAGGCAGATCGGGTAGTGCCAGAGCAGGGGAGTTGGAGAGTGTTTTTCGTTGGCTTTTCGCGCAGCGGCTGGACGGACGCGGCGCAGGCATACGCCGCAGAGCTTCAGGACAGGCCGCCCGCAGGCAGAAATTGGACCTGCGCCGGAATGCGCCTGCTCGATCTGACGCAGGTGGATGACGACCTGACCGCCTGGTCAGAGTAG
- the rsgA gene encoding ribosome small subunit-dependent GTPase A produces MPKPKAHTDLRLPQDASPLTGVVFKKKLGAYYLQVDDQIVSCTLSSKLRKRLVYPTADRSSLGHRSVQEVKDIRELDPVAVGDVVRFEDAGNGRGMIVEVLPRRNKFVRPAAGSKEQAQVIAANLDQVVMIFAAAQPHPTWHLLDRYLIVAEAEGLRPLICITKADLMETDTLLADVDVYRRLGYPVVITSARQGVGMDDLRAALQGKLSVFVGKSGVGKTSLLNVLQPGLGLRVNEISESTGKGRHTTTHLEIFDLDHDSRVVDTPGVKEFGLWGLDEYDVELDFLFPEMRPFLGQCQFGNSCVHLSEPGCAVKAALSTGAITEGRYRSYTLIMNEAASQD; encoded by the coding sequence ATGCCAAAACCAAAAGCGCACACAGATCTGCGCCTCCCCCAGGACGCCTCGCCGCTCACCGGCGTCGTCTTCAAGAAAAAACTGGGCGCCTACTACCTGCAAGTAGACGATCAGATCGTCTCCTGCACGCTGTCGTCCAAGCTGCGTAAGCGCCTGGTCTACCCCACGGCCGATCGCTCGTCCCTGGGGCACCGCAGTGTGCAGGAGGTCAAGGATATTCGCGAACTCGACCCGGTCGCGGTCGGCGATGTGGTGCGCTTCGAGGATGCCGGCAACGGCAGAGGCATGATCGTCGAGGTGCTGCCGCGGCGCAACAAGTTCGTGCGCCCGGCGGCCGGCAGCAAGGAGCAGGCGCAGGTCATCGCGGCTAACCTGGACCAGGTAGTGATGATCTTCGCGGCCGCGCAGCCCCACCCCACCTGGCACCTGCTCGACCGCTACCTGATCGTGGCGGAGGCCGAAGGGTTACGGCCGCTCATTTGCATCACCAAGGCGGACTTGATGGAAACCGATACCCTGCTGGCCGATGTGGATGTCTACCGACGCCTGGGCTACCCGGTGGTGATTACCAGCGCACGCCAGGGTGTGGGGATGGACGATCTGCGCGCCGCGCTGCAGGGTAAACTCTCGGTCTTCGTGGGCAAGTCGGGCGTGGGCAAAACCAGCCTGCTCAACGTGCTGCAGCCGGGCCTGGGCCTGCGCGTCAACGAGATCAGCGAGAGCACCGGCAAGGGACGCCACACGACGACCCACTTGGAGATCTTCGACCTCGATCATGACAGCCGGGTGGTGGACACGCCAGGAGTCAAAGAGTTCGGCCTGTGGGGTCTGGATGAGTACGATGTGGAACTGGACTTTCTGTTCCCGGAGATGCGCCCGTTCCTGGGCCAGTGTCAATTCGGCAACAGTTGTGTTCACCTCAGCGAACCGGGCTGCGCGGTCAAGGCTGCGCTGAGTACCGGCGCCATCACCGAAGGACGTTATCGCAGTTATACGCTGATCATGAACGAAGCAGCGAGTCAGGATTGA
- a CDS encoding GNAT family N-acetyltransferase — MNQALFDGELIYLAVPDPDRDAEVEARWTQDADYMHLLGSESAYPLTPGQIKQRYEESRKQGDREFWFTIHARADDRLIGFSKLIWIEWSQQSAALQLGIGDAADRGRGYGREALRLTLHYAFNELNLQRLAAMAPGDNVAAQRLLTQAAFSLDVRLRDAFNRGGRRYDRLHYGILQDEWRRGLPDVGGVARIDAPGADIPRLPALQSTRLFEGDKVRLGPITPEVVAPLFAAWSRQAEYRRLLDADPVRPWLTGVVKEDLVKDQLRDAQRRSLDEYWFMIYRLADDRPIGFVSVNGIQWMHGTGWVSIGIGEADCWGQGYGSDAMRIMQRYAFTELNLQRLTLSVFAYNARARRSYEKTGFAVEGIGRAALLREGRRWDEVFMGILRDEWQATAPGGGIT, encoded by the coding sequence ATGAATCAAGCGCTTTTTGATGGCGAACTGATTTACCTGGCCGTGCCGGACCCAGACAGGGATGCGGAGGTGGAGGCACGTTGGACACAGGATGCTGACTACATGCACCTGTTAGGCTCCGAGTCGGCCTATCCGCTGACGCCGGGGCAGATCAAGCAGAGGTACGAGGAGTCGCGCAAGCAAGGGGATCGCGAGTTTTGGTTCACGATCCACGCCCGCGCCGATGATCGGCTGATTGGTTTCAGCAAGCTCATCTGGATCGAGTGGTCGCAACAGAGCGCTGCCTTGCAGTTGGGCATCGGTGATGCCGCGGACCGCGGGCGCGGCTATGGTCGCGAAGCGTTGCGCCTGACGCTGCACTACGCGTTCAATGAGTTGAACCTGCAGCGGTTGGCGGCGATGGCGCCGGGGGACAATGTGGCTGCGCAGCGCCTGCTCACCCAAGCGGCCTTTAGCCTGGATGTGCGCCTGCGCGACGCGTTCAACCGCGGCGGCCGGCGTTACGATCGGTTGCACTACGGCATTTTGCAAGACGAGTGGCGCCGCGGACTGCCCGATGTCGGCGGGGTGGCGCGGATTGATGCGCCCGGCGCGGACATTCCCCGGCTGCCCGCGCTGCAGAGCACGCGTCTGTTCGAGGGCGATAAGGTGCGCTTAGGCCCCATTACCCCCGAAGTGGTCGCCCCCCTCTTCGCCGCCTGGTCACGCCAGGCCGAGTATCGGCGTCTGCTCGATGCTGACCCGGTGCGGCCCTGGCTGACCGGCGTGGTCAAGGAGGACCTGGTAAAGGATCAACTGCGCGACGCACAGCGCAGGTCGCTCGACGAATACTGGTTCATGATCTATCGTTTGGCTGACGACCGCCCGATCGGCTTCGTCAGCGTCAACGGCATCCAGTGGATGCATGGCACCGGCTGGGTGAGCATCGGCATCGGTGAAGCGGATTGTTGGGGGCAAGGTTACGGCAGCGATGCGATGCGCATCATGCAACGCTATGCGTTCACCGAGCTGAACTTGCAGCGTCTCACCCTGAGCGTGTTTGCCTACAACGCACGCGCCCGGCGGTCGTACGAAAAGACCGGGTTCGCGGTCGAGGGGATTGGTCGCGCCGCCCTCCTGCGTGAAGGCCGGCGCTGGGATGAAGTCTTCATGGGCATCCTGCGCGACGAGTGGCAGGCGACTGCACCTGGAGGAGGTATCACATGA